The Nitrospinota bacterium nucleotide sequence GGCGCGATTTCGCCGAGAGCCAGTTCAACCGCGCGTTGCACGCCCAGCGCCAGCCCGGCTCCGCCTTCAAGCCGGTCGTCTACGCCGCCGCCATCCGCGATGGCCTCACCCCCGCCACGTTCCTTATCGAGTCCCCGGTGGAGATGGACGACCCCGCGTTCGGCGGGAACTGGAAACCGAAGAATTACGAAAACCGCTTTTACGGCAAAGTGACGATGCGCCGCGCGCTCACCCACTCCATGAATGTCGCCTCCGTGAAACTCTTCATGCAGATCGGCCCGGAGAAGGTGATCCGCTTCGCCCGCGACGCCGGGATACGGAGCGAGGTCAAGCCGTACCCTTCGTCGGCGCTGGGGGGATCGGAAGTGACGCTGGCCGAACTGACCTCGGCGTATGCGCTTTTCGCCAACAAGGGGCAGCGGGCCGAGTTGGAAATGATCCGGAACGTGGATAAAAAGGGGGGCGGCGGCGACAGCTACTTCCCGATCCTGACCGAGGTGATGGGCGCGCCGCAGGCGTTTTTGATGACCAGCATGCTCAAAAGCGTGGTGGACGAAGGTACCGGCCGCGCCGCGCAGTTGGCGGGGCGGCCCGCCGCCGGCAAGACCGGCACCACCGACGATTTCACCGACGCATGGTTTGTCGGCTATACCCCCCACTTGGCCGCCGGCGTCTGGGTTGGGTACGACATCAAAAAATCATTGGGCGAAGGGGAGAGCGGCGGACGGGTGGCGGCCCCCATCTGGAACCGCTTTATGAAAAGCGCGCTGACGGGAAAGGAATCGCGGGAGTTCAAGGTTCCGGACGGCATCGAGGAAGTGGTGGTTGACGATGCCACCGGCCTGCTGGCGAATCCCCGATGCGGCAAGAGCCACGCCGAATATTTCGAGGTTGGCACCGCCCCGGATCAAAGCTGCCTTGACGCGAGATAGCGGCGCAACCCGGATTATTTATTCATGCTGAAGACATGACCGAGGATGTCCGCACCAATAAAAAAAGGGAAGGCCTAAAAGACCTTCCCTAATAAGAGAATTCGGGATTAAGCGGTTGCAGGCGGGAGCACGTGAACGTACTTCCGGTCGCGCCCCTTGTGCTTGAAAGTAACGATGCCCGTGGCGAGCGCGAACAGGGTGTGGTCAACGCCCATGCCGACGTTCTGGCCCGGATATATCTTGGTGCCGCGTTGGCGGAGGATGATGTTCCCCGGCTGAACGGTGCTGCCGCCCGCCGTTTTCAAGCCTAAGCGGCGGCCAATACTGTCGCGGCCGTTTGAAGTGCTGCCTTGTCCCTTTTTATGTGCCATTTCGTCTCCTTGCGCTCAAGCGTCTTTGATGGCGGTGATGCGCACCGAGGTCAGCTTCTGCCGGTGACCGGTGCGGGTCTTGCTGTCCTTGCGGCGGCGGAACTTCTTGATGTAAAGCTTTTCGCCCTTCTTCTGCGCCACGATGGTGGCCACCACCTTCTTCTTCAGGGTCGGGGCGCCGATTTCCATCGTGTCCCCTTCGCCCGCGGCCAGCACGGTGTCGAACGTCACCTTGTCGCCGGCCGCGCCGGCCAACAGGTCAACATCTATCAGGTCGTTTTCTTTCACGCGGTATTGCTTCCCGCCGGTCTTTATAACGGCAAACATCGATTCCTCCGTTTGGTAACTCTATTGTGGAAAGGGGTATTTTGCCCATTTATGCCCCCGCTGTCAACATTTTTCATCAGCGTGGGGAAAATTCCTCCCGGCCTCCCGTTTTTGCAAGGGAGGGGCTGAATCGTCCCCGCTAAATGAGGTATTGCCTCAAACCCCCGCAACGCATTAGAATAACAATCGTTATTCACGGCGGCTCAGCACTAAAGAGGTAAAGGGCATGATTAGACAGGCTGATCTCGATTACATCCTTTCCACCATGCTTGAGGCTTTTTCCAACACTTCCGACCTCAACATGACGGTGGGCAAACCGTTGCAGGTGGAAAACTCCGGCGAACTGACCGAAGTGGCGATCATCCCCAAGATACCGAAGCTCACGCCGTATCAGACCGAGATGATGGCCCTCGCGCTGATCAACAGCGACCGGCGGCTCACCGAGTTCCTCATACGCGAGGGGTCGTGCGACTCGTCGTACCAGATACCGGGCAAGGCCCGTTTCCGCGTGAACATATTCCAGCAGCGCGGCACCTATTCCATGGTGTTGCGCAAACTGGCCACCCGCATCGCCACCATCGAGGAACTGAAGCTTCCCGTCATTTGCAACGAGATACCCAAAGAGAAGAACGGCATCGTTTTCGTCACCGGCGCGACCGGGAGCGGTAAATCGACCACATTGGCCGCCATGCTGGACGGAGTGAACCAGTCCCGCGCCGTACATGTGGTGACGCTGGAAGACCCGGTGGAATTTGTCCATCCGCACAAAAAAGCGACATTCAACCAGCGTGAGCTTGGCTCTGATTTTGATGCGTTCGCCACCGGCCTGCGCGCCGCGTTGCGGCAGGCCCCGAAGGTCATCCTGGTGGGTGAAATGCGCGACCGCGAGACCGTCGAGATCGGCATGTCCGCGGCCGAAACCGGCCATCTGGTGATGAGCACCCTGCACACCGTCGACGCCGGGCAGACCATCAGCCGCATCATCGGCATGTTCGACAAGGACGAGGAAAAGCTGATACGCATCCGTCTGGCCGAGACGGTGCGGTGGATCATCGGGCAGCGGCTGGTGCCGAAGATCGGCGGCGGGCGCGTGGCCATCCTCGAAATCATGGGGAATTCGCTACGCACCAAGGACACCATCCTCAACGGCGAGAGCGAGGGGAAGACGTTTTACGAGATCATCGCCGCCTCCGAGGCGTTCGGCTGGCGCACCTTCGACCTGAGCCTCATCCAGGCTTTCAAGGCCGGCGAGATAACCGAAGAAACGGCGGTTGCCTACGCCAGCCGCAAGGCCATCGTTATGCGCGGGGTGGATATGGTGAAGTCTTCGCGCGGCGAAAAGACCACCGACATCGACTCGCTCGCCATCGACGAAGGTTACGGCAAAGATGATGACCCAAGCGCCCGGCCGCGGAAAAAGAAGTAAGGAAGACCAGCCATGCAAGTTACCTGTAACTCATGCAATAAAGTGTTGAGCATCCCGGACGAAAAAATCCCCAAGGGGCAGGTTTTCAGCTTCAACTGCCCCGCGTGCAAAAACAAAATAACCGTCAACGCCGATGGCGCCGCGCCGGTGGTGCCCATGGATGATACCGCCCGCACCGCGCCCCTGGGGGAAAGCTTCAGCGGCTCTTCCGACGCGCCGGGGGCGATGGTTTGCCACACCGAGCCGGCCGCGTTCAAGGCCCTGCTGGAAAAACTGGGCTACCGGGTGCATACCCCCGCGCACCACATCGAAGCGGTGAACAACCTCCGCTTTAACGATTACCGGATGGTGCTTGTCACCGACAGTTTTGTTAACAAGCCGGCCGAGCAGGCCAATATCCTGGAGCATCTGCAGAATATGAACATGGCGCAGCGGCGCCGTATTTTCCTCGTCTATGTGGCCGACAAGGCGCGGAGCTTCGACCCGATGGAGGCGTTCGCCAAAAGCGTGAACATGATCGTGGCCAAAGAGGATGCCGCGAAGGAGAACTTCGGCGATGCGCTTGTCCGCGGCGTCCGCGACGCCGACCGCTTTTACAAAATTTATTTTGAAGTTATGGAAAGTTTGGGGAAAGCATGAGGATGGCATGGCCAACAAGATAAAAACGCCGATTATTGAACGGTTTTCCGATGGACAGGTGATCATTACCGAAGGGGTCGTCAGCACCAAGGCGTACATTATCCAAAAGGGAAAGGTGCGCATCAGCAAAAAAATCGACAGTAAATCCGTGACCGTGGTTACCCTGGCGGAGGGGGATATTTTCGGCGAAATGGGCCTCTTTCAGGAAACCGTCCGCTATGCGACCGCTATCGCCATGGGCGAGGTGGAAGTGGGCGTCATCGATAAAAAGCGTTTCGACGAACTCATGCACCACGCCCCCGATGAACTGAAGGTGATCATGAATGCGGTGATCGACCGTCTGCGGATCACCACCGACAAGCTGACGATACTCGGCCTGCAGTGGGAAAAGACGCGCAAGGCCATGGAAGCCATCTCCACCAAAGAAAAGCAGTTGTAATGCCCGAATTCATTTATAAGTTCAATACCAAGATCGGCGAACAGTCCGGCGAGGTGGTGGCCGATAATCTGGCGCAGGCCGAGGCGATGATCAAAAAACTCAAGATCACGCCGACCAGCGTCAAGGAGAAGCCGAAAGACCTGCTGGGCGGCATGGGGGAGGCCCAGCCGACGAATAAAGACATCGTCATATTCGTCCGCCAGTTCGCCACCATGATCAACGCCGGCCTGCCGCTGGTGCAATGTCTCGACATCCTCGGTTCCGGAGCGACCAACAAGGTGTTTGGCCGCGCCATCGTGGACATCAAGGCGCGCGTGGAACAGGGCGACACCTTCGCCGACGCGCTGCGCCGGCACCCGAAGATATTCGACTCCCTTTTCTGCAACATGGTGGAAGCGGGCGAAGTGGGCGGTATTCTGGACGTAATCCTGCTGCGCCTCGCGGCGTATATCGAAAAGGCGGCGGCCCTGAAGGGCAAAGTGAAAGGGGCGATGGTCTACCCGGTTTCCATCATGGTGGTCGCGGTTGCCGTCGTCGCATTCCTTCTGGTTTTCATCATCCCCAGTTTCGCCACAATGTTTTCGGAAATGGGGGGCCGCAAACTGCCGGCCATCACCGTTTCCATCATTTTCCTTTCCGACACGCTCATCAATCAATGGTACATTTTTATCGCCGGACCGGCGGCGACGATTTTTGGCCTGGCGAAGTGGTACAAGACCGACAAAGGACGCGCGGTCATGGACCGCGTGATCCTGAAATTGCCGGTCGCCGGCATCCTGGTAAAAAAAGTTGCCGTCGCGAAGTTTACCCGCACCATGGGAACCCTGATTTCCTCCGGCGTTCCCATCATCGAGGGGCTTAACATCACCGCCAAAACCGCCGGCAATAAAGTGATTGAAACCGCGATTTTCGAGATCATCGATGACATCAAGGCGGGCAAAGGGCTGGCCGAACCGTTGCGCGCGCAGGGGATTTTTCCCCCGATGGTGGTGCAGATGATCGACGTCGGCGAGCAGTCCGGCGCGCTCGAAACCATGCTCGGCAAAATAGCCGATTTCTACGATCAGGAAGTGGACGACTCGGTGAATGCGCTCACCGCCATGCTTGAACCGATGCTGATGGTCTTCCTGGCCGTCGTCGTCGGCTATGTGGTCATCGCCATGTACATGCCGATCTTCCAGATGGGCGCGGGCGCCCACTAGCCGGTGGGCGCGCCCGCCCGCCGCAAGGGGGGCAGATTCTCGATGGACGCTGAAACATCCTTTCCCGATGCGCGGGAACAGGCGGTCATTGTAAAGGCGCTCATTGTTTTTCGCCTCGCCGCCATTTCTTTTTTCTTCGGCACCGTTGTCATCTTTCAGATTCAATTTCCCGATTTCATTTTTCCCATCCCGCTTTCGGCGCTGATCGGGCTTACCTATCTTCTCAACATCGTCTATCTTTTCACGCTGGGGCGCATTCGCAGTTTCGTTCCCTTTCTCTACTTCCAACTGGCGGCGGATCTTATCATCGAGACCGGCATCATCTACCACACCGGCGGGGTGGCCAGCCCTTTCACCTTCCTCTACATGCTCACTG carries:
- the rpmA gene encoding 50S ribosomal protein L27, which produces MAHKKGQGSTSNGRDSIGRRLGLKTAGGSTVQPGNIILRQRGTKIYPGQNVGMGVDHTLFALATGIVTFKHKGRDRKYVHVLPPATA
- the rplU gene encoding 50S ribosomal protein L21, with translation MFAVIKTGGKQYRVKENDLIDVDLLAGAAGDKVTFDTVLAAGEGDTMEIGAPTLKKKVVATIVAQKKGEKLYIKKFRRRKDSKTRTGHRQKLTSVRITAIKDA
- a CDS encoding PilT/PilU family type 4a pilus ATPase; translation: MRQADLDYILSTMLEAFSNTSDLNMTVGKPLQVENSGELTEVAIIPKIPKLTPYQTEMMALALINSDRRLTEFLIREGSCDSSYQIPGKARFRVNIFQQRGTYSMVLRKLATRIATIEELKLPVICNEIPKEKNGIVFVTGATGSGKSTTLAAMLDGVNQSRAVHVVTLEDPVEFVHPHKKATFNQRELGSDFDAFATGLRAALRQAPKVILVGEMRDRETVEIGMSAAETGHLVMSTLHTVDAGQTISRIIGMFDKDEEKLIRIRLAETVRWIIGQRLVPKIGGGRVAILEIMGNSLRTKDTILNGESEGKTFYEIIAASEAFGWRTFDLSLIQAFKAGEITEETAVAYASRKAIVMRGVDMVKSSRGEKTTDIDSLAIDEGYGKDDDPSARPRKKK
- a CDS encoding zinc-ribbon domain-containing protein, with the protein product MQVTCNSCNKVLSIPDEKIPKGQVFSFNCPACKNKITVNADGAAPVVPMDDTARTAPLGESFSGSSDAPGAMVCHTEPAAFKALLEKLGYRVHTPAHHIEAVNNLRFNDYRMVLVTDSFVNKPAEQANILEHLQNMNMAQRRRIFLVYVADKARSFDPMEAFAKSVNMIVAKEDAAKENFGDALVRGVRDADRFYKIYFEVMESLGKA
- a CDS encoding cyclic nucleotide-binding domain-containing protein, which produces MANKIKTPIIERFSDGQVIITEGVVSTKAYIIQKGKVRISKKIDSKSVTVVTLAEGDIFGEMGLFQETVRYATAIAMGEVEVGVIDKKRFDELMHHAPDELKVIMNAVIDRLRITTDKLTILGLQWEKTRKAMEAISTKEKQL
- a CDS encoding type II secretion system F family protein, with protein sequence MPEFIYKFNTKIGEQSGEVVADNLAQAEAMIKKLKITPTSVKEKPKDLLGGMGEAQPTNKDIVIFVRQFATMINAGLPLVQCLDILGSGATNKVFGRAIVDIKARVEQGDTFADALRRHPKIFDSLFCNMVEAGEVGGILDVILLRLAAYIEKAAALKGKVKGAMVYPVSIMVVAVAVVAFLLVFIIPSFATMFSEMGGRKLPAITVSIIFLSDTLINQWYIFIAGPAATIFGLAKWYKTDKGRAVMDRVILKLPVAGILVKKVAVAKFTRTMGTLISSGVPIIEGLNITAKTAGNKVIETAIFEIIDDIKAGKGLAEPLRAQGIFPPMVVQMIDVGEQSGALETMLGKIADFYDQEVDDSVNALTAMLEPMLMVFLAVVVGYVVIAMYMPIFQMGAGAH